In Streptomyces sclerotialus, one genomic interval encodes:
- a CDS encoding GNAT family N-acetyltransferase: MTVTDNRRAAAPGASPYTIRAATPADVAGARRVMLDTLYREFDYGYVPQWHHDIVDIHATYLDDPRHLLLVAVHEGEVVGTTGIRSAGPAHPPHPRWLADRYPSGSTAQLVRVYVDPAHRRHGLARTMVRQACAFVADTPGYARIYLHTNVKVEGSGAFWRSLADEVFDARATGEHGPGVETVHFEIPMPARTPVTAEG, from the coding sequence ATGACTGTCACCGACAACCGGCGCGCCGCGGCGCCCGGCGCCTCCCCGTACACCATCCGGGCCGCCACCCCCGCCGATGTCGCGGGCGCCCGCCGCGTCATGCTCGACACGCTCTACCGGGAATTCGACTACGGCTACGTGCCCCAGTGGCACCACGACATCGTCGACATCCACGCGACCTACCTCGACGACCCGCGCCACCTGCTGCTCGTCGCCGTGCACGAGGGCGAGGTGGTCGGCACCACCGGCATCCGGTCGGCGGGCCCCGCCCATCCGCCGCACCCCCGCTGGCTCGCCGACCGCTACCCGTCCGGCTCCACCGCCCAGCTCGTCCGCGTCTACGTCGACCCGGCCCACCGGCGGCACGGACTGGCCCGCACCATGGTCCGGCAGGCCTGCGCCTTCGTGGCCGACACCCCCGGATACGCCCGTATCTACCTGCACACCAACGTCAAGGTCGAGGGCAGCGGCGCCTTCTGGCGCAGCCTGGCGGACGAGGTCTTCGACGCCCGCGCGACGGGCGAGCACGGGCCGGGTGTCGAGACGGTCCACTTCGAGATCCCGATGCCGGCCCGGACGCCGGTGACCGCCGAAGGCTGA
- a CDS encoding alpha/beta hydrolase — protein MTTVVRRSGLLCALAATAAAVLPAAPAHAAPPRPPGLHFGACPDSVPDPPAPDRVECGELSVPLDHDHPEGRHIRIAVSRVPASGPAAERRGVLLVNPGGPGGSGLPYAVTKRAKLPESVRRSYDVIGFDPRGTGRSAPADCGPMGGLFDAPGQDPVPTDPAAERGYLDSLRRTAGDCATGVGDALPHLSTTETARDMDAIRAALGKRKIGYLGVSYGTYLGAAYAARFPHRVGRMVLDSVVGPEDWYDFDLRQSRALLRQRDTFFGWAAGHGKRFGLGGSATEVRAAYQRARDGLAARPVAGFGAAEFDRAVYRALGRTERWAGLADGIRGYLRDGDVEALRPAEPFDGADSRTYEAANRTVKCADGPGPTPARVLTDLRRMRRLDPQPVLTGMEAPVCAYWHHRPTHRTALGSPAAPPVLLVASEHDPVTPIAGARAMQRRLPGSRLVTLHDDYSHGVFASRGNACVDGAAAAYLVAGTVPSADVHCTGPGLPTP, from the coding sequence GTGACCACCGTCGTCCGCCGATCCGGCCTGCTGTGCGCCCTCGCGGCCACCGCCGCCGCGGTCCTGCCCGCCGCCCCCGCGCATGCCGCCCCGCCCCGGCCGCCCGGCCTGCACTTCGGCGCCTGCCCCGACTCCGTACCGGACCCGCCGGCCCCCGACCGCGTCGAGTGCGGCGAGCTGAGCGTGCCGCTGGACCACGACCACCCCGAGGGCCGGCACATACGCATCGCCGTCTCGCGCGTACCGGCCTCAGGCCCGGCCGCCGAGCGGCGTGGCGTCCTGCTGGTGAACCCGGGCGGCCCGGGCGGCTCCGGCCTCCCGTACGCCGTCACCAAGCGCGCCAAGCTCCCCGAGAGCGTGCGCCGTTCGTACGACGTGATCGGATTCGACCCGCGCGGCACGGGGCGCAGCGCGCCCGCCGACTGCGGCCCGATGGGCGGTCTCTTCGACGCGCCCGGCCAGGACCCGGTGCCGACGGACCCGGCCGCCGAGCGCGGCTACCTCGACTCCCTCCGGCGCACCGCCGGCGACTGCGCCACCGGGGTCGGCGACGCCCTCCCGCACCTCTCGACCACCGAGACCGCCCGCGACATGGACGCGATCCGCGCGGCCCTCGGCAAGCGGAAGATCGGCTACCTGGGCGTGTCCTACGGGACGTACCTCGGCGCCGCCTATGCCGCCCGATTCCCGCACCGGGTCGGCCGGATGGTGCTCGACAGCGTCGTCGGACCCGAGGACTGGTACGACTTCGACCTCCGGCAGAGCCGGGCCCTGCTGCGGCAGCGCGACACCTTCTTCGGCTGGGCCGCCGGACACGGCAAGCGCTTCGGACTGGGCGGCAGCGCCACCGAGGTACGCGCCGCCTACCAGCGCGCCCGCGACGGCCTCGCCGCCCGCCCCGTGGCCGGCTTCGGCGCCGCGGAGTTCGACCGGGCCGTGTACCGGGCGCTCGGCCGTACCGAACGCTGGGCGGGCCTCGCCGACGGCATCCGCGGCTACCTGCGGGACGGGGACGTCGAGGCGCTCCGCCCGGCCGAACCCTTCGACGGCGCCGACTCACGCACCTACGAGGCCGCCAACCGCACCGTCAAGTGCGCCGACGGCCCCGGGCCCACGCCCGCGCGCGTGCTCACCGACCTGCGCCGGATGCGGCGGCTGGACCCGCAGCCGGTACTCACCGGAATGGAGGCACCGGTGTGCGCGTACTGGCACCACCGGCCCACCCACCGCACCGCGCTCGGCAGCCCCGCGGCACCGCCCGTCCTCCTGGTCGCCTCCGAGCACGACCCCGTCACGCCGATCGCGGGCGCCCGCGCGATGCAGCGGCGGCTGCCCGGCTCCCGGCTGGTCACCCTGCACGACGACTACTCCCATGGGGTGTTCGCCAGCCGGGGCAACGCCTGCGTGGACGGCGCGGCTGCCGCGTACCTGGTGGCCGGGACCGTACCGTCGGCCGACGTGCACTGCACCGGCCCCGGCCTCCCGACGCCCTGA
- a CDS encoding ATP-grasp domain-containing protein: protein MAHLLMVESWVGAMSRLLPRAIREGGHEFTFLTRDLHHYLRSAPEGTAHPLLGARNVLTADTNDLDTLLPYAERLHAALGFDGVITSCDYYLPTVARIAGHLGLPGPAPEAVENACRKDATRRVLAEAGLPQPRFAVCADRTEAAAAAADIGYPLVLKPVDLCAGMLVRQVADEAELQRAYRAVEDFPVNARGQRRAPVVLLEELLTGPEVSVETVTHGGSTHVVGVTDKSVGGAPAFIETGHMFPAALSAADAEAAADTAVQALKALGLDGVVGHTEIKLTPGGPRVVEVNPRPAGNRITELIRHVSGIDVAAACVDVALGDRPDLTVRDTGLRSAAIGFLVPEEAGVLDGVDGGDAVREADGVLELQLAEPGKAVKAAGSNNEYLGHVMAGDPDGPGARARVEELLSGLRPRVAAR from the coding sequence GTGGCTCATCTGCTGATGGTCGAGAGCTGGGTCGGAGCGATGAGCAGGCTGTTGCCGCGCGCGATCCGCGAGGGCGGGCACGAGTTCACCTTCCTCACCCGCGACCTGCACCACTACCTGCGCAGCGCGCCCGAGGGCACCGCCCACCCGCTGCTCGGCGCCCGCAACGTGCTGACCGCCGACACCAACGACCTGGACACGCTGCTGCCGTACGCCGAGCGGCTGCACGCCGCGCTGGGCTTCGACGGCGTGATCACGTCCTGCGACTACTACCTGCCGACCGTCGCCCGGATCGCCGGCCATCTCGGCCTGCCGGGTCCGGCCCCGGAAGCGGTCGAGAACGCCTGCCGCAAGGACGCCACCCGCCGCGTGCTCGCGGAGGCCGGACTGCCCCAGCCGCGGTTCGCGGTCTGCGCCGACCGGACCGAAGCGGCCGCCGCCGCGGCGGACATCGGCTACCCGCTGGTGCTCAAGCCCGTGGACCTGTGCGCCGGGATGCTCGTACGCCAGGTTGCGGACGAGGCGGAGCTGCAGCGCGCCTACCGCGCGGTCGAGGACTTCCCCGTCAACGCGCGCGGCCAGCGCCGGGCACCCGTCGTCCTGCTCGAAGAGCTGCTGACCGGTCCCGAAGTCAGCGTGGAGACCGTGACGCACGGCGGCAGCACGCACGTCGTCGGGGTCACGGACAAGAGCGTGGGCGGCGCGCCGGCCTTCATCGAGACCGGGCACATGTTCCCCGCTGCGCTCTCCGCCGCCGACGCGGAGGCGGCGGCCGACACGGCCGTGCAGGCGCTCAAGGCCCTCGGTCTGGACGGCGTCGTCGGGCACACCGAGATCAAGCTGACGCCCGGCGGCCCGCGCGTCGTCGAGGTCAACCCGCGCCCGGCCGGCAACCGCATCACCGAACTGATCCGCCATGTCTCCGGCATCGACGTGGCCGCGGCCTGCGTGGACGTCGCGCTCGGTGACCGGCCCGACCTGACCGTACGGGACACCGGACTGCGCAGCGCCGCGATCGGCTTCCTCGTACCGGAGGAAGCGGGCGTGCTGGACGGTGTCGACGGCGGCGACGCCGTACGGGAGGCGGACGGCGTGCTGGAACTCCAGCTCGCCGAGCCGGGGAAGGCCGTGAAGGCGGCGGGCAGCAACAACGAGTACCTGGGCCACGTCATGGCCGGGGACCCGGACGGGCCGGGCGCCCGTGCCCGCGTCGAGGAGCTGCTCTCCGGGCTGCGCCCGCGGGTGGCGGCCCGATGA
- a CDS encoding Rossmann-like domain-containing protein, giving the protein MSPAADGPCTAASYDDLVAGVLAGAYGPDPAGLRISVAFSTRQAVRHAGRSGGYRNEVLSLRLGAAVGSCAVEPGALTDAAVEACVGADVATLLGHELLPVRVAALDAYLMHVLPHESASGARPFPLPAGSSLEKSRARARAVVELIDAPPGARVLVVGVVNSLLEALRERGLAYVPCDLKGGTTEWGEPVVTDALAELDRCDAVLASGMTLGNGSFEALRAHAAAHGTPLVMFAQTGSAVLPRFLGAGVSAVCAEPYPFFWLDGGPGTVHRYAGTTAAADRRAAASGAAA; this is encoded by the coding sequence ATGAGCCCCGCGGCCGACGGTCCCTGTACCGCCGCCTCCTACGACGACCTGGTGGCCGGTGTCCTGGCCGGTGCGTACGGGCCCGACCCCGCAGGCCTGCGGATCTCCGTGGCCTTCAGCACCCGGCAGGCCGTACGCCACGCCGGGCGCAGCGGCGGCTACCGCAACGAGGTGCTCAGCCTCCGGCTGGGCGCGGCGGTCGGCTCCTGCGCGGTGGAGCCCGGCGCGCTGACCGACGCGGCCGTCGAGGCCTGCGTCGGCGCCGACGTGGCCACGCTGCTGGGCCACGAGCTGCTGCCCGTACGGGTGGCGGCGCTGGACGCGTACCTGATGCACGTCCTGCCGCACGAGTCCGCGAGCGGCGCCCGGCCCTTCCCGCTGCCCGCCGGCAGCTCGCTGGAGAAGTCCCGGGCCCGGGCGCGGGCCGTCGTCGAGCTGATCGACGCGCCGCCCGGCGCGCGCGTCCTGGTCGTCGGCGTCGTCAACTCGCTGCTGGAGGCGCTGCGCGAGCGCGGCCTGGCGTACGTGCCGTGCGACCTCAAGGGCGGGACGACGGAGTGGGGCGAGCCGGTCGTCACCGACGCGCTCGCCGAGCTGGACCGCTGCGACGCGGTGCTCGCGTCCGGCATGACGCTGGGCAACGGCAGTTTCGAGGCGCTGCGCGCGCACGCCGCCGCGCACGGCACACCGCTCGTGATGTTCGCGCAGACCGGAAGTGCCGTACTGCCGCGGTTCCTCGGGGCCGGGGTGAGTGCGGTGTGCGCCGAGCCGTACCCGTTCTTCTGGCTGGACGGCGGGCCGGGGACCGTCCACCGGTACGCCGGCACGACGGCCGCCGCCGACCGCCGCGCCGCCGCCTCCGGAGCCGCCGCATGA
- a CDS encoding PLP-dependent cysteine synthase family protein, with protein sequence MTTAVLPTTANPHLLGLLGRSPLARITTGLPCPHPGFWAKLEGLAAGGMKARAAVSMLLGAKERGELRPGAPVVESTSGTLGIGLAFAGQALGHPVVLVGDTELEPSMRQLLRTYGVRLELVDRPAAEGGWQAARLDRLRALRAELPDAYWPDQYNNPDNVAGYASLAAEIAADLDHLDVLVCSVGTGGHSAGIVGPLRRHWPDLRLIGVDATGSTIFGQPARPRLMRGLGSSIHPRNVAYDAFDEVHWVGPAESADACRRLAAGNFVSGGWSTGAVALVAAWAARVHPGAVVATVFPDGPQRYLGTVYDDDFATAHGLDLATAATRPVEIPHPRAAEATGWTRCRTVTDPLAAPSPAPTPTRTTPWEGTP encoded by the coding sequence ATGACCACGGCCGTCCTGCCCACCACCGCCAACCCGCACCTGCTCGGCCTGCTCGGCCGCTCCCCGCTCGCCCGGATCACCACCGGCCTGCCCTGCCCGCACCCCGGCTTCTGGGCCAAGCTCGAAGGGCTCGCCGCGGGCGGCATGAAGGCGCGCGCCGCCGTGTCGATGCTGCTGGGCGCCAAGGAGCGCGGCGAACTCCGGCCCGGCGCCCCGGTCGTGGAGTCCACCTCCGGCACCCTCGGCATCGGCCTGGCCTTCGCGGGACAGGCCCTCGGTCACCCCGTCGTCCTGGTCGGGGACACCGAACTGGAGCCGTCGATGCGGCAGTTGCTGCGTACGTACGGCGTCCGGCTGGAGCTGGTGGACCGCCCGGCGGCCGAGGGCGGCTGGCAGGCCGCGCGGCTGGACCGGCTGCGTGCCCTGCGGGCCGAACTGCCCGACGCGTACTGGCCCGACCAGTACAACAACCCCGACAACGTCGCCGGGTACGCCTCGCTGGCCGCCGAGATCGCCGCCGACCTGGACCATCTCGACGTCCTGGTGTGCAGCGTCGGCACCGGCGGCCACAGCGCGGGCATCGTCGGCCCGCTGCGCCGGCACTGGCCGGACCTGCGGCTGATCGGCGTGGACGCCACCGGCTCCACGATCTTCGGACAGCCCGCCAGGCCCCGCCTGATGCGCGGCCTCGGCAGCAGCATCCACCCGCGCAACGTCGCCTACGACGCGTTCGACGAAGTGCACTGGGTCGGCCCGGCCGAGTCCGCCGACGCCTGCCGCCGGCTGGCCGCCGGCAACTTCGTCAGCGGCGGCTGGAGCACCGGCGCGGTCGCCCTGGTCGCCGCCTGGGCGGCGCGCGTCCACCCGGGCGCGGTCGTCGCCACCGTCTTCCCCGACGGGCCGCAGCGCTATCTCGGCACCGTCTACGACGACGACTTCGCCACCGCGCACGGACTCGACCTGGCCACCGCCGCCACCCGCCCCGTCGAGATCCCGCACCCGCGGGCCGCCGAGGCCACCGGATGGACGCGCTGCCGGACGGTCACCGACCCGCTCGCCGCCCCGTCCCCCGCCCCGACCCCCACCCGCACCACCCCCTGGGAAGGGACCCCGTGA
- a CDS encoding dipeptide epimerase: MKLSQRTVRLRLTEPLRISRSTMAARDAVWLAVEHQGQRGYGEAVASVYYGLDADTIGRLLSETALELARFDGPEAALDALRAGELPAPGTPPAVTAAVESALLDLVGKRADTPVHRLLGTHEAPRAATARTIGIGSRRAAGEEAGRLARHGFSVIKVKAGSPDPEDDLERVRAVREAAPYARLLLDPNGAWTTAQATALLPRYAELGVEAVEQPLAPGDPEALARLAERSPLPVVADEDAVGFEDARRLAGRVHGINVKLAKCGGVHAALRIAGLLAGSGTDLMLGCLTASSLGLAPAVHLADRARWADLDGHLLLAHDPWTGIGGTDGTVRAGRGPGLGVRPVPGADLPHPAPDPAGPAAEVPR, encoded by the coding sequence GTGAAGCTCAGCCAGCGCACCGTACGGCTCCGGCTCACCGAGCCGCTGCGCATCTCCCGCTCGACGATGGCGGCCCGCGACGCCGTCTGGCTCGCCGTCGAACACCAAGGACAGCGCGGCTACGGCGAGGCCGTGGCCAGCGTCTACTACGGCCTGGACGCCGACACCATCGGCCGGCTGCTCAGCGAGACCGCGCTGGAGCTCGCCCGCTTCGACGGCCCAGAAGCGGCGCTCGACGCGCTCCGCGCCGGGGAGCTGCCGGCCCCGGGCACCCCGCCCGCCGTGACCGCCGCCGTCGAGTCGGCCCTGCTGGACCTCGTCGGCAAGCGCGCCGACACCCCCGTGCACCGGCTCCTCGGCACCCACGAAGCGCCGCGGGCCGCGACCGCGCGCACCATCGGCATCGGCTCCCGCCGCGCCGCCGGGGAGGAGGCCGGCCGGCTGGCCCGGCACGGCTTCTCCGTCATCAAGGTCAAGGCCGGTTCGCCCGACCCCGAGGACGACCTGGAGCGCGTGCGCGCGGTGCGCGAAGCCGCGCCGTACGCCCGGCTGCTGCTCGACCCCAACGGCGCCTGGACCACCGCACAAGCCACCGCGCTGCTGCCCCGGTACGCCGAGCTGGGTGTCGAGGCCGTCGAGCAGCCGCTCGCGCCCGGCGACCCGGAGGCGCTGGCCCGGCTCGCCGAGCGCTCCCCGCTGCCGGTCGTCGCCGATGAGGACGCGGTCGGCTTCGAGGACGCCCGGCGGCTGGCCGGGCGGGTGCACGGCATCAACGTCAAGCTCGCCAAGTGCGGCGGCGTGCACGCCGCCCTGCGCATCGCCGGACTGCTCGCGGGCAGCGGCACCGACCTGATGCTGGGCTGCCTGACCGCCAGCTCGCTCGGGCTCGCCCCCGCCGTCCACCTCGCCGACCGCGCCCGCTGGGCCGACCTCGACGGCCACCTGCTGCTCGCCCACGACCCCTGGACCGGCATCGGCGGCACCGACGGCACCGTACGGGCCGGCCGCGGACCGGGCCTGGGCGTACGCCCGGTACCCGGCGCCGACCTGCCGCACCCGGCACCCGACCCGGCCGGTCCCGCCGCGGAGGTGCCCCGGTGA
- a CDS encoding MFS transporter: MRGFPLAIRLLLVNQLGVNTGFYLLIPYLAVHLGEDLGMSAAVVGIVLGVRNLSQQGLFLIGGSAADRLGARGVIIAGCALRTVGFALFALGDGLAVLLAASVLSGLAGALFNPAVRAYLAQEAGERKAEAFALFNVFATTGALVGPLLGSALLLVDFRASALTAAAIFAVLTAAQAAVLPARSVVPTKNSVLGDWREVVGNRVFLAFALAMVGMFTMENQLYLLLPDGARRATGFDGAAGLVFLVGTVANLTLQLRLTRALKARGSRARWVAAGLGLMGLAFVPPMAVAGLTGPPGSVGVAVLRALPVLAGALLLYLGVMIAQPFVMELIPDFGRAELTGTYFGLFYVVSGIAAAVGNTVVGWAMDTGGHTGAAWLPWACCLAFGLLSAAGVAWLHRLRGLPDRTPAGAVGVAA, translated from the coding sequence ATGCGCGGCTTCCCGCTCGCCATCCGCCTCCTGCTGGTCAACCAGCTCGGCGTCAACACCGGCTTCTACCTGCTCATCCCGTACCTCGCCGTGCACCTGGGCGAGGACCTGGGGATGTCGGCGGCGGTCGTCGGCATCGTCCTCGGCGTCCGCAACCTCAGCCAGCAGGGCCTGTTCCTCATCGGCGGCTCGGCCGCCGACCGGCTCGGCGCCCGCGGCGTCATCATCGCGGGCTGCGCCCTGCGCACCGTCGGCTTCGCGCTCTTCGCGCTCGGCGACGGACTGGCCGTCCTGCTCGCCGCCTCCGTCCTCAGCGGACTGGCGGGTGCGCTGTTCAACCCGGCCGTACGGGCCTACCTCGCGCAGGAGGCGGGGGAGCGGAAGGCCGAGGCGTTCGCGCTGTTCAACGTCTTCGCGACCACCGGCGCGCTGGTCGGCCCGCTGCTCGGCAGCGCCCTGCTGCTGGTCGACTTCCGGGCCTCCGCGCTCACCGCCGCCGCGATCTTCGCCGTACTGACCGCGGCCCAGGCCGCCGTGCTGCCCGCCCGCTCCGTCGTGCCCACGAAGAACTCCGTCCTCGGTGACTGGCGCGAGGTCGTCGGCAACCGTGTCTTCCTGGCCTTCGCGCTGGCCATGGTCGGGATGTTCACCATGGAGAACCAGCTGTACCTGCTGCTGCCCGACGGCGCCCGCCGGGCCACCGGCTTCGACGGCGCGGCCGGCCTCGTCTTCCTCGTCGGCACCGTCGCCAACCTCACCCTCCAGCTGCGCCTGACCCGCGCCCTGAAGGCGCGTGGCAGCCGGGCCCGCTGGGTCGCCGCCGGACTCGGCCTGATGGGTCTGGCGTTCGTCCCGCCGATGGCCGTCGCGGGCCTGACCGGGCCGCCGGGGAGCGTAGGCGTCGCCGTGCTGCGCGCACTGCCCGTACTGGCCGGGGCGCTGCTGCTCTACCTCGGCGTCATGATCGCCCAGCCGTTCGTGATGGAACTGATCCCCGACTTCGGCCGCGCCGAGCTGACCGGTACCTATTTCGGCCTCTTCTACGTCGTCTCGGGCATCGCCGCCGCCGTCGGCAACACCGTCGTCGGCTGGGCCATGGACACCGGCGGGCACACCGGCGCCGCCTGGCTGCCGTGGGCGTGCTGCCTGGCGTTCGGGCTGCTGTCCGCCGCGGGGGTGGCCTGGCTGCACCGGCTGCGCGGACTGCCGGACCGTACGCCCGCCGGAGCCGTGGGGGTGGCGGCGTGA
- a CDS encoding class I SAM-dependent methyltransferase, which translates to MHSGTRPVDDPSARNLLTDNPELYEARFPDDERLAGRWAEDCLLRHGAGPRVLDIGCGTGRDAAYLYRVGRSVVGADLSEAMLAYARTHHPGPSYVRADLRRFRFPERSFDAVVCLDSALLYCHTNDDLDGFLASCRRSLTPGGLLVAEMRNGAFFLGRTELLDAPTTSGFTWQGTTWTATTTLTVDRAAQLLRRTRVWTADDGTPPHEQRSAWRLLFPQELRHVLAAHGFEVLDLHDGPGPRTEPAWQEGDDPGRCLDADRLHVVARLTHTA; encoded by the coding sequence GTGCACAGCGGCACCCGACCGGTCGACGACCCGTCGGCCCGCAACCTCCTGACCGACAACCCCGAGCTGTACGAGGCCCGGTTCCCCGACGACGAACGGCTGGCCGGCCGCTGGGCCGAGGACTGCCTGCTCCGCCACGGCGCCGGGCCGCGCGTCCTGGACATCGGCTGCGGCACCGGGCGGGACGCCGCGTACCTGTACCGCGTGGGCCGTTCCGTCGTCGGCGCCGACCTCTCCGAAGCGATGCTGGCGTACGCGCGCACGCACCACCCCGGGCCCTCGTACGTACGGGCCGACCTGCGCCGCTTCCGCTTCCCCGAGCGGTCCTTCGACGCCGTCGTCTGCCTGGACAGCGCCCTGCTGTACTGCCACACCAACGACGACCTCGACGGCTTCCTCGCGTCCTGCCGGCGGAGCCTCACACCGGGCGGACTGCTCGTCGCGGAGATGCGCAACGGCGCGTTCTTCCTCGGCCGTACCGAACTCCTCGACGCGCCGACCACCAGCGGCTTCACCTGGCAGGGCACCACCTGGACCGCGACCACCACCCTCACCGTCGACCGCGCCGCGCAGCTGCTGCGCCGTACCCGCGTGTGGACCGCAGACGACGGCACCCCGCCGCACGAGCAGCGCTCCGCGTGGCGGCTGCTCTTCCCCCAGGAGCTGCGCCACGTCCTCGCCGCGCACGGCTTCGAGGTACTGGACCTGCACGACGGACCGGGACCGCGCACGGAGCCCGCCTGGCAGGAGGGCGACGACCCCGGGAGGTGCCTGGACGCCGACCGGCTGCACGTCGTCGCCCGGCTGACGCACACCGCCTGA
- a CDS encoding ABC transporter substrate-binding protein yields the protein MPPAPLDDSRFPGLRRRGFLAAAGGVAGLGALALAGCGGPGGSGAAAGGGRPRRGGTLRAAFAGGGASETLDPHRTNLFADAARAKALFDKLADYGNDLSAQPRLAASWEPDDGLSRWRVKLRKATFHDGKPVTAADVLYSYRRIADPKEGFRAKASLEPIDLKASRAVDDRTVEFVLKRPTAEFPNVMAAFGAYIVPEGAREFDKKPVGSGPFRFVSFKPGRSTVVERYDDHWDGAPYLDRLEFVVANEESARVNSLLGGQVEYAHELTPTTARAHEGKGQIEIVRLRNSAMQAFAMKTDRAPFDDERVREAFFLIADRKELVEGALSGAGEIGNDLFGKGYEYYADGLPQRTQDLDKARHLLKKAGADGLKVTLDTSDVAAGFTEAASIFRDQAAKAGVHVKVRTGSKDTYWADTLDSGTLASYRSGAMPIESHISQRLLTDSTTNATQWHHKDFDALYQQAQSTKDKKERAAVYERMQRRLYAEGGFLVWGFADWILGTARNVRGVTHQAPANTLHWARFDKVWLA from the coding sequence ATGCCCCCTGCTCCCCTCGACGACTCCCGCTTCCCCGGCCTGCGCCGCCGGGGATTCCTCGCAGCCGCCGGCGGCGTGGCCGGGCTCGGCGCGCTCGCGCTGGCCGGCTGCGGCGGCCCCGGCGGCTCCGGTGCCGCCGCGGGCGGCGGCAGGCCCCGGCGCGGCGGCACGCTGCGGGCCGCGTTCGCCGGCGGCGGCGCGAGCGAGACCCTCGACCCGCACCGCACCAACCTCTTCGCCGACGCCGCCAGAGCCAAGGCCCTCTTCGACAAGCTCGCCGACTACGGGAACGACCTCTCGGCGCAGCCCCGGCTGGCCGCCTCCTGGGAGCCCGACGACGGCCTGAGCCGCTGGCGGGTGAAGCTGCGCAAGGCCACCTTCCACGACGGGAAGCCGGTGACCGCCGCCGACGTCCTCTACAGCTACCGCCGCATCGCCGACCCCAAGGAGGGTTTCCGCGCCAAGGCGTCCCTGGAACCCATCGACCTCAAGGCCAGCCGGGCCGTCGACGACCGCACGGTCGAGTTCGTCCTGAAGCGCCCCACCGCCGAATTCCCCAACGTGATGGCGGCGTTCGGCGCGTACATCGTCCCCGAGGGCGCGCGTGAGTTCGACAAGAAGCCGGTGGGCAGCGGCCCGTTCCGCTTCGTCTCCTTCAAGCCCGGCCGCTCCACCGTCGTCGAGCGGTACGACGACCACTGGGACGGCGCGCCGTACCTGGACCGCCTGGAGTTCGTGGTCGCCAACGAAGAGTCGGCCCGCGTCAACTCCCTCCTCGGCGGCCAGGTCGAGTACGCACACGAACTGACCCCGACCACCGCCCGCGCCCATGAGGGCAAGGGGCAGATAGAGATCGTCCGGCTGCGCAACAGCGCCATGCAGGCGTTCGCCATGAAGACCGACCGGGCGCCGTTCGACGACGAGCGGGTCCGCGAGGCGTTCTTCCTCATCGCCGACCGCAAGGAGCTGGTCGAGGGCGCCCTGTCCGGCGCCGGCGAGATCGGCAACGACCTGTTCGGCAAGGGCTACGAGTACTACGCCGACGGCCTGCCGCAGCGCACCCAGGACCTGGACAAGGCCCGCCACCTGCTGAAGAAGGCGGGTGCCGACGGCCTGAAGGTCACCCTGGACACCTCCGACGTCGCCGCCGGCTTCACCGAAGCCGCGTCCATCTTCCGCGACCAGGCGGCCAAGGCCGGGGTGCACGTGAAGGTGCGGACGGGCAGCAAGGACACCTACTGGGCCGACACCCTGGACTCCGGGACGCTCGCCAGCTACCGCTCCGGCGCCATGCCCATCGAGTCCCACATCTCCCAGCGCCTCCTCACCGACTCCACCACCAACGCCACCCAGTGGCACCACAAGGACTTCGACGCCCTCTACCAGCAGGCCCAGTCGACCAAGGACAAGAAGGAGCGGGCCGCCGTCTACGAGCGGATGCAGCGCCGCCTGTACGCCGAGGGCGGCTTCCTGGTCTGGGGCTTCGCCGACTGGATCCTCGGCACGGCCAGGAACGTCCGCGGCGTCACGCACCAGGCCCCCGCCAACACCCTGCACTGGGCCCGCTTCGACAAGGTGTGGCTGGCGTGA